The following are encoded together in the Xiphophorus hellerii strain 12219 chromosome 3, Xiphophorus_hellerii-4.1, whole genome shotgun sequence genome:
- the LOC116716881 gene encoding uncharacterized protein LOC116716881 translates to MFLLTGAAAQTIRYQFGSTCAVRGSTVILPCYFTPLKSFSPEGRQIPLRIVRVRWCKNHPICQGTTPSVYDSNSTAREPRFHYLGNMEAKCTLQIRDIKMEDMGTFRFRMEADNSAGHFTNPTGVTISVADLLKMEIKSSSNKSEVSRGQTVSLQCITSTCTFTHLEVTWRKDGHALPGNGSALRLGPLTAKDSGNYSCALTSNMETQSKEAEGGKNVNELDLL, encoded by the exons ATGTTCCTGCTGACAG GAGCCGCGGCCCAAACCATCCGGTACCAGTTTGGATCGACCTGTGCAGTGAGAGGGTCGACTGTCATCCTGCCCTGTTACTTCACTCCTCTGAAATCTTTCTCTCCTGAAGGAAGACAGATTCCTCTGAGGATCGTCAGAGTTCGCTGGTGTAAGAATCATCCGATCTGTCAGGGAACGACTCCGTCTGTTTACGACAGCAACTCAACGGCCAGAGAGCCTCGGTTTCATTACCTGGGCAACATGGAGGCAAAGTGCACTCTGCAGATCAGAGACATTAAGATGGAGGACATGGGAACCTTTAGATTCAGGATGGAAGCAGATAATTCTGCTGGACATTTTACAAACCCGACTGGAGTCACAATCTCAGTGGCTG ATCTGCTCAAAATGGAGATAAAGAGCTCCAGCAACAAGTCAGAGGTCAGCAGAGGTCAAACTGTCTCCCTGCAGTGCATCACTTCAACCTGCACCTTCACTCACCTGGAGGTCACCTGGAGGAAAGATGGCCACGCCCTCCCAGGGAACGGCTCCGCCCTCCGGCTCGGCCCTCTGACCGCAAAGGATTCTGGGAACTACAGCTGTGCTCTGACGAGTAACATGGAGACCCAATCTAAAGAAGCAGAGGGAGGGAAAAATGTTAATGAACTGGATTTACTGTAA